Proteins encoded within one genomic window of Thalassophryne amazonica chromosome 23, fThaAma1.1, whole genome shotgun sequence:
- the LOC117505201 gene encoding protein mono-ADP-ribosyltransferase PARP14-like isoform X1, which yields MNPQTSKAVTEPSACQEGQTLKKKIAYFEKIQHTDATANKEAHIQRRHTSSSSAVSVSNPVPSSTASDLEATVATQGDPRVTNMQSAAPGPPDLHREEETLTEANTYENLKDLLVGVCDTAALSATATIDEPLVDNGENADQLEEQPYYCQVNQAEINQLLQLPFPEMVDCFDQILGLIGMEQPAVTLQPAHDPYPHVLVSGPNSLVQDTLQALESALASLTSDKLVLDGPWAQWYFQADGKMSKKLVESSCRVLILENLGSCSKSTEIDPNMDTTTVRRTQSCTNVQHSRPATVERSNTFTTGTSSMAINKTSLQVKLGDIADEQVDVLVAPMINKKLTSTQISKCLWDKDALIRTKFDNTAKKRALAPGDVLQLDGFMTLGCSKIYFIECLPWDGARGQSVQVLGDALKKCLDLCEEEGWHSVAFPIIGPGAALKFPLTEAIQVLTDRISQFASSAVCSCVSTIRIVIKPDYPNLDECYHEVYRCLNLNKNNQAAIFKSITGDLDNITITVGDGVKLHLVFGDISNETTDVVVNTTNFSDFNTDVCRAILAKAGPQVQAELKAAKKKDGDIFVTSPGMFPCKAILHASGKRDKGIIKQLVSDIIYSCETIKVNSVAIPAICAGAGELQPEVVADTIFQGVQSSTFSSKLHWLSNIRLILFKVNVFLAFKEKAMQMFPAAVITTESVPQSAPAPERQRSPSSTLEPNSQQSIFLILGRCKNDVDNAMMQTKQLYQNQLSTATLRNDDFTGLTEDDINELTEMIEDTGLHVDELQSSEGEWTVSGLKDDIIKVRQMIHNKVQATLKKGMKKKEEDTLYNRVAWCMMGRGNSWERLPKVANHSLENNDVSRGIVDGQGILWTVDLEKMVVQTTGKTRKLKRLESLPAFTPPLYWDNMDAGEDLKVIQLQESSAEYYKVREAFHKTMTKQIIKIERIQNVDLRRAYKVQKKRISNKNVHLKAGGELLLYHGTTEGNSKSIMKTGFNRRYAGQNGTSYGQGTYFAVDASYSANPAYSKPAAGGSQLMFVVRVLAGTYTLGNKDMKVLPPRNPQQPHDLYDSAVNNLDNPTMFVVFHDDQAYPDYLITFK from the exons ATGAATCCACAAACCTCTAAAGCTGTGACTGAGCCGTCGGCCTGTCAGGAGGGACAG ACCCTAAAGAAGAAGATTGCATATTTTGAAAAAATCCAGCACACCGATGCCACCGCAAACAAAGAGGCTCACATCCAGAGGAGACATACAAGTTCTTCTTCAGCGGTGAGCGTTTCCAACCCTGTTCCTTCAAGTACAGCGTCTGATCTGGAGGCTACAGTGGCGACACAAGGGGACCCACGTGTGACAAATATGCAGAGTGCTGCACCTGGACCACCAGATTTACACAGAGAAGAAGAAACCCTGACTGAAGCCAATACTTATGAAAACCTTAAAGACCTCCTTGTAGGTGTATGTGACACCGCAGCACTGAGTGCAACTGCAACGATTGACGAGCCACTTGTGGACAACGGTGAAAATGCTGACCAGCTGGAAGAGCAGCCGTATTACTGTCAGGTGAACCAGGCAGAGATAAACCAACTGCTGCAACTGCCTTTTCCAGAAATGGTTGACTGCTTTGATCAAATCTTGGGTTTGATTGGCATGGAGCAGCCTGCGGTGACATTACAGCCTGCACATGATCCATATCCTCATGTGCTTGTGTCTGGTCCCAACAGTCTAGTCCAGGACACTCTTCAGGCTCTAGAATCAGCTCTTGCCTCTTTGACATCAGACAAATTGGTTCTAGATGGGCCCTGGGCTCAGTGGTACTTCCAGGCAGATGGCAAAATGAGCAAGAAGTTGGTAGAAAGCTCTTGCCGAgtccttattttggaaaatttaGGTAGCTGCTCTAAAAGTACAGAAATAGATCCAAATATGGATACTACCACAGTAAGGAGAACCCAATCCTGCACCAATGTTCAACACAGCAGACCTGCCACTGTTGAGCGCTCCAACACGTTTACCACCGGCACAAGTAGTATGGCAATCAACAAAACAAGCCTGCAGGTCAAGCTTGGGGACATCGCTGATGAGCAG GTGGACGTGTTAGTGGCCCCCATGATTAACAAGAAGCTAACTTCAACTCAAATTAGCAAGTGCCTATGGGATAAAGACGCCCTAATCAGGACAAAATTTGACAATACTGCAAAGAAACGTGCACTTGCCCCTGGTGATGTTTTGCAGCTTGATGGGTTCATGACACTGGGTTGCTCTAAAATCTACTTCATCGAGTGTCTCCCATGGGATGGAGCTAGAGGGCAAAGTGTGCAG GTGCTTGGTGATGCACTGAAGAAATGTCTGGACCTATGTGAAGAGGAGGGCTGGCATTCAGTGGCGTTCCCCATCATCGGACCTGGAGCTGCATTGAAGTTTCCACTCACAGAAGCTATTCAAGTCTTAACTGATAGGATTAGCCAGTTTGCCTCATCTGCAGTCTGTAGTTGTGTCTCCACCATCCGCATCGTCATAAAACCAGATTATCCCAACTTGGACGAG TGCTACCATGAGGTCTACAGATGCCTTAACTTGAATAAGAATAATCAAG CAGCAATTttcaagtccatcacaggtgaccTTGACAATATCACAATCACTGTGGGAGACGGAGTCAAACTACATCTGGTGTTTGGTGACATCAGCAATGAGACAACAGATGTCGTCGTGAACACGACAAACTTCTCTGACTTTAACACAG acgtATGCAGGGCCATCTTAGCCAAGGCTGGACCACAGGTGCAGGCTGAACTGAAAGCAG CAAAAAAGAAGGATGGCGATATTTTTGTGACTTCTCCCGGAATGTTCCCATGCAAAGCCATTTTACATGCAAGCGGAAAAAGGGACAAAGGCATCATTAAACAACTGGTGTCTGACATCATTTATTCCTGTGAAACTATTAAAGTCAACTCTGTGGCCATTCCGGCTATCTGTGCAG GTgctggtgaactgcagcctgaagtTGTTGCAGACACCATCTTCCAAGGGGTCCAATCTTCCACATTTTCCTCAAAACTCCATTGGCTCTCCAACATCCGCCTGATTTTGTTTAAGGTTAATGTTTTTTTGGCATTTAAAGAGAAAGCGATGCAGATGTTTCCTGCTGCTGTAATCACCACAG AGTCAGTGCCTCAGTCAGCTCCTGCTCCGGAACGCCAGCGTTCACCCTCGAGTACCTTAGAACCAAACAGTCAGCAGTCCATCTTTCTCATCTTGGGCCGATGCAAAAACGATGTTGATAATGCCATGATGCAGACAAAACAGCTGTATCAGAATCAGCTCTCCACGGCAACCTTAAGAAATGATGATTTTACAGGACTAACTGAGGATGATATCAATGAGTTGACAGAGATGATCGAGGACACAGGCCTGCATGTGGACGAGCTGCAGTCCAGTGAGGGTGAATGGACAGTGAGCGGACTAAAAGACGATATCATCAAGGTGAGGCAGATGATTCATAACAAGGTGCAAGCCACCCTCAAGAAAGGGATGAAAAAAAAGGAGGAAGACACGCTGTACAACCGTGTGGCCTGGTGCATGATGGGACGTGGAAACAGTTGGGAAAGACTACCAAAGGTAGCAAATCACAGCCTAGAAAATAATGATGTCTCCAGAGGAATTGTGGACGGACAGGGTATTCTGTGGACCGTGGATCTTGAGAAGATGGTGGTCCAAACAACAGGAAAGACAAGAAAGCTGAAACGACTTGAGAGTCTTCCAG CATTTACTCCCCCCCTTTACTGGGACAACATGGATGCTGGTGAAGATCTGAAGGTGATTCAACTGCAAGAATCCTCTGCAGAGTACTACAAAGTGAGGGAAGCCTTCCACAAAACTATGACCAAGCAAATCATTAAG ATCGAGCGAATCCAGAATGTCGACCTTCGCCGAGCCTATAAAGTGCAGAAGAAACGGATTTCTAATAAGAATGTGCACCTGAAGGCAGGAGGTGAACTCCTTCTGTACCATGGGACCACTGAGGGCAACTCCAAGTCCATCATGAAAACTGGATTTAACAGACGCTATGCTGGACAAAATG GTACTTCATATGGCCAAGGAACATATTTTGCAGTAGACGCCAGCTATTCAGCCAACCCTGCCTACTCTAAACCAGCTGCTGGTGGTTCCCAGCTGATGTTTGTGGTTCGTGTCCTGGCTGGTACCTACACTCTGGGAAATAAGGACATGAAAGTGCTTCCGCCTCGCAACCCCCAGCAGCCCCATGACCTCTATGACAGTGCTGTGAATAATTTGGACAACCCCACCATGTTTGTTGTGTTCCATGATGACCAAGCATACCCAGACTATCTCATCACCTTCAAGTGA
- the LOC117505201 gene encoding protein mono-ADP-ribosyltransferase PARP14-like isoform X2, whose amino-acid sequence MNPQTSKAVTEPSACQEGQTLKKKIAYFEKIQHTDATANKEAHIQRRHTSSSSAVSVSNPVPSSTASDLEATVATQGDPRVTNMQSAAPGPPDLHREEETLTEANTYENLKDLLVGVCDTAALSATATIDEPLVDNGENADQLEEQPYYCQVNQAEINQLLQLPFPEMVDCFDQILGLIGMEQPAVTLQPAHDPYPHVLVSGPNSLVQDTLQALESALASLTSDKLVLDGPWAQWYFQADGKMSKKLVESSCRVLILENLGSCSKSTEIDPNMDTTTVRRTQSCTNVQHSRPATVERSNTFTTGTSSMAINKTSLQVKLGDIADEQVDVLVAPMINKKLTSTQISKCLWDKDALIRTKFDNTAKKRALAPGDVLQLDGFMTLGCSKIYFIECLPWDGARGQSVQVLGDALKKCLDLCEEEGWHSVAFPIIGPGAALKFPLTEAIQVLTDRISQFASSAVCSCVSTIRIVIKPDYPNLDECYHEVYRCLNLNKNNQAIFKSITGDLDNITITVGDGVKLHLVFGDISNETTDVVVNTTNFSDFNTDVCRAILAKAGPQVQAELKAAKKKDGDIFVTSPGMFPCKAILHASGKRDKGIIKQLVSDIIYSCETIKVNSVAIPAICAGAGELQPEVVADTIFQGVQSSTFSSKLHWLSNIRLILFKVNVFLAFKEKAMQMFPAAVITTESVPQSAPAPERQRSPSSTLEPNSQQSIFLILGRCKNDVDNAMMQTKQLYQNQLSTATLRNDDFTGLTEDDINELTEMIEDTGLHVDELQSSEGEWTVSGLKDDIIKVRQMIHNKVQATLKKGMKKKEEDTLYNRVAWCMMGRGNSWERLPKVANHSLENNDVSRGIVDGQGILWTVDLEKMVVQTTGKTRKLKRLESLPAFTPPLYWDNMDAGEDLKVIQLQESSAEYYKVREAFHKTMTKQIIKIERIQNVDLRRAYKVQKKRISNKNVHLKAGGELLLYHGTTEGNSKSIMKTGFNRRYAGQNGTSYGQGTYFAVDASYSANPAYSKPAAGGSQLMFVVRVLAGTYTLGNKDMKVLPPRNPQQPHDLYDSAVNNLDNPTMFVVFHDDQAYPDYLITFK is encoded by the exons ATGAATCCACAAACCTCTAAAGCTGTGACTGAGCCGTCGGCCTGTCAGGAGGGACAG ACCCTAAAGAAGAAGATTGCATATTTTGAAAAAATCCAGCACACCGATGCCACCGCAAACAAAGAGGCTCACATCCAGAGGAGACATACAAGTTCTTCTTCAGCGGTGAGCGTTTCCAACCCTGTTCCTTCAAGTACAGCGTCTGATCTGGAGGCTACAGTGGCGACACAAGGGGACCCACGTGTGACAAATATGCAGAGTGCTGCACCTGGACCACCAGATTTACACAGAGAAGAAGAAACCCTGACTGAAGCCAATACTTATGAAAACCTTAAAGACCTCCTTGTAGGTGTATGTGACACCGCAGCACTGAGTGCAACTGCAACGATTGACGAGCCACTTGTGGACAACGGTGAAAATGCTGACCAGCTGGAAGAGCAGCCGTATTACTGTCAGGTGAACCAGGCAGAGATAAACCAACTGCTGCAACTGCCTTTTCCAGAAATGGTTGACTGCTTTGATCAAATCTTGGGTTTGATTGGCATGGAGCAGCCTGCGGTGACATTACAGCCTGCACATGATCCATATCCTCATGTGCTTGTGTCTGGTCCCAACAGTCTAGTCCAGGACACTCTTCAGGCTCTAGAATCAGCTCTTGCCTCTTTGACATCAGACAAATTGGTTCTAGATGGGCCCTGGGCTCAGTGGTACTTCCAGGCAGATGGCAAAATGAGCAAGAAGTTGGTAGAAAGCTCTTGCCGAgtccttattttggaaaatttaGGTAGCTGCTCTAAAAGTACAGAAATAGATCCAAATATGGATACTACCACAGTAAGGAGAACCCAATCCTGCACCAATGTTCAACACAGCAGACCTGCCACTGTTGAGCGCTCCAACACGTTTACCACCGGCACAAGTAGTATGGCAATCAACAAAACAAGCCTGCAGGTCAAGCTTGGGGACATCGCTGATGAGCAG GTGGACGTGTTAGTGGCCCCCATGATTAACAAGAAGCTAACTTCAACTCAAATTAGCAAGTGCCTATGGGATAAAGACGCCCTAATCAGGACAAAATTTGACAATACTGCAAAGAAACGTGCACTTGCCCCTGGTGATGTTTTGCAGCTTGATGGGTTCATGACACTGGGTTGCTCTAAAATCTACTTCATCGAGTGTCTCCCATGGGATGGAGCTAGAGGGCAAAGTGTGCAG GTGCTTGGTGATGCACTGAAGAAATGTCTGGACCTATGTGAAGAGGAGGGCTGGCATTCAGTGGCGTTCCCCATCATCGGACCTGGAGCTGCATTGAAGTTTCCACTCACAGAAGCTATTCAAGTCTTAACTGATAGGATTAGCCAGTTTGCCTCATCTGCAGTCTGTAGTTGTGTCTCCACCATCCGCATCGTCATAAAACCAGATTATCCCAACTTGGACGAG TGCTACCATGAGGTCTACAGATGCCTTAACTTGAATAAGAATAATCAAG CAATTttcaagtccatcacaggtgaccTTGACAATATCACAATCACTGTGGGAGACGGAGTCAAACTACATCTGGTGTTTGGTGACATCAGCAATGAGACAACAGATGTCGTCGTGAACACGACAAACTTCTCTGACTTTAACACAG acgtATGCAGGGCCATCTTAGCCAAGGCTGGACCACAGGTGCAGGCTGAACTGAAAGCAG CAAAAAAGAAGGATGGCGATATTTTTGTGACTTCTCCCGGAATGTTCCCATGCAAAGCCATTTTACATGCAAGCGGAAAAAGGGACAAAGGCATCATTAAACAACTGGTGTCTGACATCATTTATTCCTGTGAAACTATTAAAGTCAACTCTGTGGCCATTCCGGCTATCTGTGCAG GTgctggtgaactgcagcctgaagtTGTTGCAGACACCATCTTCCAAGGGGTCCAATCTTCCACATTTTCCTCAAAACTCCATTGGCTCTCCAACATCCGCCTGATTTTGTTTAAGGTTAATGTTTTTTTGGCATTTAAAGAGAAAGCGATGCAGATGTTTCCTGCTGCTGTAATCACCACAG AGTCAGTGCCTCAGTCAGCTCCTGCTCCGGAACGCCAGCGTTCACCCTCGAGTACCTTAGAACCAAACAGTCAGCAGTCCATCTTTCTCATCTTGGGCCGATGCAAAAACGATGTTGATAATGCCATGATGCAGACAAAACAGCTGTATCAGAATCAGCTCTCCACGGCAACCTTAAGAAATGATGATTTTACAGGACTAACTGAGGATGATATCAATGAGTTGACAGAGATGATCGAGGACACAGGCCTGCATGTGGACGAGCTGCAGTCCAGTGAGGGTGAATGGACAGTGAGCGGACTAAAAGACGATATCATCAAGGTGAGGCAGATGATTCATAACAAGGTGCAAGCCACCCTCAAGAAAGGGATGAAAAAAAAGGAGGAAGACACGCTGTACAACCGTGTGGCCTGGTGCATGATGGGACGTGGAAACAGTTGGGAAAGACTACCAAAGGTAGCAAATCACAGCCTAGAAAATAATGATGTCTCCAGAGGAATTGTGGACGGACAGGGTATTCTGTGGACCGTGGATCTTGAGAAGATGGTGGTCCAAACAACAGGAAAGACAAGAAAGCTGAAACGACTTGAGAGTCTTCCAG CATTTACTCCCCCCCTTTACTGGGACAACATGGATGCTGGTGAAGATCTGAAGGTGATTCAACTGCAAGAATCCTCTGCAGAGTACTACAAAGTGAGGGAAGCCTTCCACAAAACTATGACCAAGCAAATCATTAAG ATCGAGCGAATCCAGAATGTCGACCTTCGCCGAGCCTATAAAGTGCAGAAGAAACGGATTTCTAATAAGAATGTGCACCTGAAGGCAGGAGGTGAACTCCTTCTGTACCATGGGACCACTGAGGGCAACTCCAAGTCCATCATGAAAACTGGATTTAACAGACGCTATGCTGGACAAAATG GTACTTCATATGGCCAAGGAACATATTTTGCAGTAGACGCCAGCTATTCAGCCAACCCTGCCTACTCTAAACCAGCTGCTGGTGGTTCCCAGCTGATGTTTGTGGTTCGTGTCCTGGCTGGTACCTACACTCTGGGAAATAAGGACATGAAAGTGCTTCCGCCTCGCAACCCCCAGCAGCCCCATGACCTCTATGACAGTGCTGTGAATAATTTGGACAACCCCACCATGTTTGTTGTGTTCCATGATGACCAAGCATACCCAGACTATCTCATCACCTTCAAGTGA